From the Streptomyces syringium genome, one window contains:
- a CDS encoding DoxX family protein, translated as MPPSLPTSPTAAASSPAGTPAPAAAARLGERLDAARPYVLSLFRVVVGLLFLCHGAASLFGVLGGAVGADGTAIEAGTWPGWYAAVIQLVGGALVLLGLGTRTAALICSGSMAYAYFDVHQGVALWPLQNGGEASAMFCWAFLLLVFTGPGALSADRLLGRDGRREV; from the coding sequence ATGCCCCCGTCCCTGCCCACGTCCCCCACCGCCGCCGCGTCCTCCCCGGCGGGCACCCCCGCCCCGGCCGCGGCCGCCCGGCTCGGCGAGCGGCTCGACGCCGCCCGCCCCTATGTCCTGTCCCTCTTCCGCGTCGTGGTCGGCCTGCTCTTCCTCTGCCACGGTGCCGCGTCCCTCTTCGGCGTCCTCGGCGGTGCCGTCGGCGCGGACGGCACCGCGATCGAAGCGGGCACCTGGCCGGGCTGGTACGCCGCCGTCATCCAACTGGTCGGCGGCGCGCTGGTCCTGCTGGGCCTCGGTACCCGCACGGCGGCGCTGATCTGCTCGGGCTCGATGGCGTACGCGTACTTCGACGTGCACCAGGGCGTCGCGCTGTGGCCGTTGCAGAACGGCGGGGAGGCGTCGGCGATGTTCTGCTGGGCCTTCCTGCTGCTCGTCTTCACCGGCCCCGGCGCGCTCTCGGCGGACCGCCTCCTGGGCCGTGACGGCAGACGCGAGGTGTAG
- a CDS encoding response regulator translates to MGELRPLADGLTEECRIFAQTLRELFSGLKVSVRRYAARRFRDAGTISRYLSGTRIPPWEFVLDLFADLAESRGTAVTPAAIERVRELHRAAVRTSGSPAHAMELLEHQLADADRESRRSTVQEDVLGDALLDRQHRIADLEVRLSQLEGAWAAERTRADELEMNVPDREELVQERDKLRQDVQRLTEELEDVRRRGLLAEERCLLLERQLAMVEAQQPPPAREDRHPPDGPAPVTPSASYPGPRPKILIVDDQHNNLLAMTAALSTLDQELVAASCGQEALKALLDHDDFAVILLDVQMPEMDGYETAAQIKRRARNRDIPIIFVTAMGIDAEHSSRGYAAGAVDYIAKPFDPWALRAKVSVFTEIFLERRRYHRREYAREH, encoded by the coding sequence ATGGGTGAATTGCGGCCGCTGGCCGACGGACTGACCGAGGAGTGCCGGATCTTCGCGCAGACACTGCGCGAACTGTTCTCCGGCCTCAAGGTGTCGGTCCGCCGGTACGCCGCCCGCCGGTTCCGGGACGCGGGCACCATCTCCCGCTATCTGAGCGGTACGCGCATCCCGCCGTGGGAATTCGTCCTCGACCTCTTCGCCGATCTCGCGGAGTCGCGCGGCACCGCCGTCACCCCGGCCGCCATCGAGCGGGTCCGGGAGCTGCACCGGGCGGCCGTCCGCACCAGCGGATCACCCGCGCACGCCATGGAACTGCTGGAACACCAGCTGGCGGACGCCGACCGGGAGTCGAGGCGGTCCACCGTGCAGGAGGACGTACTGGGCGACGCGCTGCTCGACCGTCAGCACCGGATCGCCGATCTCGAGGTGCGGCTGAGCCAGCTGGAAGGGGCGTGGGCGGCGGAGCGCACCCGCGCGGACGAGCTGGAGATGAACGTCCCCGACCGCGAGGAGCTGGTCCAGGAGCGCGACAAGCTCCGCCAGGACGTGCAGCGGCTCACCGAGGAGCTGGAGGACGTACGCCGGCGCGGGCTGCTGGCGGAGGAGCGCTGTCTGCTGTTGGAGCGGCAGTTGGCCATGGTGGAGGCCCAGCAGCCGCCCCCGGCACGGGAGGACCGCCACCCGCCCGACGGACCCGCCCCGGTCACCCCCTCGGCGAGCTACCCGGGACCCCGCCCGAAGATCCTCATCGTCGACGACCAGCACAACAACCTGCTCGCGATGACGGCCGCCCTGTCCACCCTCGACCAGGAACTGGTGGCCGCGTCCTGCGGGCAGGAGGCGCTGAAGGCCCTGCTCGACCACGACGACTTCGCCGTCATCCTGCTGGACGTGCAGATGCCGGAGATGGACGGCTACGAGACGGCCGCCCAGATCAAGCGCCGCGCCCGCAACCGGGACATCCCCATCATCTTCGTCACCGCCATGGGCATAGACGCCGAACACTCCTCGCGCGGTTACGCCGCCGGGGCCGTGGACTACATCGCCAAGCCCTTCGACCCCTGGGCCCTGCGGGCCAAGGTCTCGGTCTTCACCGAGATCTTCCTCGAACGCCGCCGCTACCACCGGAGGGAGTACGCCCGCGAGCACTGA
- a CDS encoding B3/B4 domain-containing protein — protein MNDDAQARRDVTPDIKTWLDTVTIDPAVRALRPDYRALVVVAEGLRPGPSDAFSEELLAAAEASALARTGDGAAGPHPHVAAWREAFRDFGAKPQRTRPSVDGLLRRVPAGLPRVDRLTDIYNAISVAHGIPLGGEDLDHYRGPAFLTRADGSEPFETTAAGEPVVEHPEPGEVVWRDDAGVTCRRWNWRQCTRTRLTHATTRAVFILDALAPLTDEALAEAGEALVAALVAGGPGVRTGSRLV, from the coding sequence ATGAACGACGACGCGCAGGCCAGGAGAGACGTGACACCCGACATCAAGACATGGCTCGACACCGTCACCATCGACCCCGCCGTGCGGGCGCTGCGGCCGGACTACCGCGCGCTGGTCGTCGTCGCCGAAGGGCTCCGTCCCGGGCCGAGCGACGCCTTCAGCGAGGAACTGCTCGCCGCCGCCGAGGCGAGCGCCCTCGCGCGCACCGGGGACGGGGCCGCCGGGCCCCACCCGCACGTGGCCGCATGGCGCGAGGCCTTCCGCGACTTCGGGGCGAAGCCGCAGCGCACCCGCCCCAGCGTGGACGGGCTGCTGCGCCGCGTGCCCGCCGGGCTGCCCCGGGTGGACCGCCTCACGGACATCTACAACGCGATCTCCGTCGCCCACGGCATCCCGCTGGGCGGCGAGGACCTCGACCACTACCGGGGGCCCGCGTTCCTCACCCGGGCCGACGGCAGTGAGCCCTTCGAGACCACCGCGGCGGGCGAGCCCGTCGTGGAGCACCCCGAACCCGGCGAGGTCGTGTGGCGCGACGACGCGGGCGTCACCTGCCGCCGCTGGAACTGGCGCCAGTGCACCCGCACCCGCCTCACCCACGCCACCACCCGGGCCGTCTTCATCCTCGACGCGCTCGCGCCGTTGACGGACGAGGCCCTGGCGGAGGCCGGTGAGGCCCTCGTGGCGGCGCTCGTCGCCGGCGGCCCGGGCGTGCGGACCGGCTCCCGCCTGGTGTGA
- a CDS encoding Mut7-C RNAse domain-containing protein, whose product MNGPEIHISVAPELKLFVAAERRGERAVVVTDGASTLGHVVESLGIPLTEVGRLLVDGREVPAAHVPGAGESVEVRAAARPQPVPGAPLRFLLDVHLGTLARRLRLLGVDAAYEAEDIGDPALAALSAAERRVLLSRDRGLLRRREIWAGAYVYSDRPEEQLRDVLGRFAPRLAPWTRCTACNGELRDADKEAVSELLEHGTQRTYDVFAQCTACDRVYWRGAHHERLEAIVEGAVREFGAAAAGLGAS is encoded by the coding sequence GTGAACGGACCCGAGATCCACATCAGCGTCGCCCCGGAACTGAAGCTCTTCGTCGCCGCCGAGCGGCGCGGCGAACGGGCGGTCGTCGTCACCGACGGAGCGTCGACGCTGGGGCACGTCGTCGAATCGCTCGGTATCCCGCTCACCGAGGTCGGCCGGCTGCTCGTCGACGGCCGGGAGGTGCCGGCGGCGCACGTGCCGGGCGCGGGGGAGTCCGTCGAGGTGCGCGCCGCTGCCCGCCCGCAGCCCGTGCCGGGGGCACCGCTGCGGTTCCTGCTCGACGTGCACCTGGGGACCCTGGCCCGGCGGCTGCGGCTGCTGGGCGTCGACGCGGCGTACGAGGCCGAGGACATCGGCGACCCGGCGCTGGCCGCGCTGTCCGCCGCCGAACGGAGAGTGCTGCTCTCCCGCGACCGGGGTCTGCTCCGGCGCCGGGAGATCTGGGCGGGGGCGTACGTCTACAGCGACCGCCCCGAGGAGCAGCTGCGGGACGTGCTCGGCCGCTTCGCGCCCCGTCTGGCGCCGTGGACCCGGTGCACCGCGTGCAACGGCGAACTGCGGGACGCCGACAAGGAAGCCGTCAGTGAGCTGCTGGAGCACGGCACGCAGCGCACGTACGACGTCTTCGCGCAGTGCACCGCCTGTGACCGCGTGTACTGGCGGGGCGCGCACCACGAGCGGCTGGAGGCGATCGTCGAGGGCGCGGTCCGTGAATTCGGGGCCGCCGCGGCCGGACTCGGGGCGTCCTAG
- a CDS encoding HAD-IA family hydrolase, with protein sequence MSTPQSGPGATPPGKGLILDFGGVLTTSVVACTRAFCLREGLAPDAFLNAVSVDPVGRELFADLERGAITQEEWNEHTAPLLGVDPVNLLGRALADLRPEPTLTGAVRAARRAGVRVGVLSNSLGFEPYDPYAGYELDTSYDAVLLSGRYRMRKPDPGLYTIMLGLMELPAEACVFVDDSARNLTPAQELGMAVVRATEPAATVAAIETVLGLDLTDQVR encoded by the coding sequence ATGTCCACTCCGCAGTCCGGTCCCGGGGCCACGCCGCCGGGCAAGGGCCTGATCCTCGACTTCGGCGGGGTGCTGACCACCTCCGTCGTCGCCTGCACCCGCGCCTTCTGCCTGCGCGAGGGGCTGGCCCCGGACGCCTTCCTGAACGCCGTCTCGGTGGATCCGGTGGGACGCGAACTCTTCGCGGACCTGGAGCGCGGGGCGATCACCCAGGAGGAGTGGAACGAACACACCGCGCCCCTCCTCGGGGTCGACCCGGTCAACCTGCTCGGCCGGGCCCTCGCGGACCTCCGCCCCGAGCCGACGCTGACCGGCGCCGTGCGGGCCGCCCGGCGGGCCGGGGTGCGGGTCGGCGTCCTGTCCAACAGCCTCGGCTTCGAGCCGTACGACCCGTACGCCGGGTACGAACTCGACACGTCCTACGACGCGGTGCTGCTCTCCGGCCGCTACCGGATGCGCAAGCCCGACCCCGGGCTCTACACCATCATGCTCGGCCTGATGGAACTCCCCGCCGAGGCCTGTGTGTTCGTCGACGATTCCGCCCGCAACCTCACCCCCGCCCAGGAACTCGGGATGGCCGTCGTCCGCGCCACCGAGCCCGCCGCCACGGTGGCCGCGATCGAGACCGTGCTCGGTCTCGACCTCACGGACCAGGTCCGTTGA
- a CDS encoding TetR/AcrR family transcriptional regulator encodes MAETTTGRRERKKARTRQALADAAVRLFTERGFDNVGVREVAEAADVSLSTLFKHFPSKEALVFDLDADIESALIAAVRDRAPGQSVLHALRDHMVHTRTAVLTDDPTFVLVESTPALRDYARRMWSRHEKTLAATLAEATGLAPEAPAVTGLARFVLEAPGIARASEDPPRTMGDLFTLLEYGWATTPLARQEGSPGRAG; translated from the coding sequence ATGGCCGAGACAACGACAGGACGCCGCGAGCGCAAGAAGGCCCGAACCCGGCAGGCCCTGGCGGACGCCGCCGTGCGGCTGTTCACCGAGCGCGGCTTCGACAACGTCGGTGTGCGCGAGGTGGCGGAGGCGGCCGACGTCTCGCTGAGCACACTCTTCAAACACTTCCCCAGCAAGGAGGCGCTCGTCTTCGATCTGGACGCGGACATCGAGAGCGCCCTGATCGCCGCCGTTCGTGACCGAGCCCCTGGTCAGTCCGTGCTGCACGCCCTGCGTGACCACATGGTGCACACCCGGACCGCCGTGCTGACCGACGACCCCACGTTCGTCCTCGTCGAATCCACCCCCGCGCTACGGGACTACGCCCGGCGCATGTGGTCGCGCCACGAGAAAACACTGGCTGCCACCCTCGCCGAGGCCACCGGGCTCGCCCCGGAGGCCCCCGCCGTCACCGGACTGGCACGCTTCGTCCTGGAAGCCCCCGGCATCGCCCGCGCGAGCGAAGACCCGCCCCGGACCATGGGCGACTTGTTCACCCTGCTGGAATACGGCTGGGCCACCACCCCCCTGGCGCGACAGGAAGGCAGCCCCGGTCGGGCCGGCTGA
- a CDS encoding FAD-dependent oxidoreductase, whose translation MSTTPRIAIVGAGPGGLVCARVLQQHGVPVAVFEHETDPRSRPQGGTLDIDEDTGQAALRAAGLFDRFLALARPEGQEWRLYDRHATLIRHDRADKGDASRPEIDRGQLRSLLLDSLTPGTVRWGHSVRAVTPLPHGTARLHHHDRGIEDFDLVIGADGAWSRVRPALSDAQPSYAGVTMVESHFDDVDRRHPGIARLVGRGTMSAKAGGRSLVLQRNSNGHVRAYITFRGPQDWHTGLDLADTEAVRARLLARYQGWHDSLLDILRENEGGFINRPMFVLPVPHSWQRTPGITLLGDAAHLMPPIGVGANLALLDGAELARAVIGHSTVDEALDAYESVMLPRATDSAKTAQRMLSTLMPDTDSDAPAFPDALWPTDALRAAHPSHTS comes from the coding sequence ATGTCCACCACCCCTCGCATCGCGATCGTCGGCGCCGGACCCGGCGGCCTCGTCTGCGCACGCGTCCTGCAACAACACGGCGTGCCGGTCGCGGTCTTCGAGCACGAGACCGACCCCCGGTCCCGCCCGCAGGGCGGCACCCTCGACATCGACGAGGACACCGGCCAAGCAGCCTTGCGTGCGGCCGGTCTGTTCGACCGGTTCCTCGCGCTGGCCCGGCCCGAAGGCCAGGAGTGGCGCCTGTACGACCGTCACGCGACCCTGATACGTCACGACCGGGCCGACAAGGGCGATGCGAGCAGGCCCGAGATCGACCGCGGGCAGCTGCGCAGTCTGCTGCTGGACTCCCTCACCCCCGGCACGGTCCGCTGGGGGCACTCCGTAAGGGCCGTCACCCCGCTTCCCCACGGCACCGCCCGCCTGCACCACCACGACCGCGGCATCGAGGACTTCGACCTGGTCATCGGCGCCGACGGTGCCTGGTCCCGGGTACGCCCCGCGCTCTCCGACGCCCAGCCCTCCTACGCCGGCGTCACGATGGTGGAGTCCCACTTCGACGATGTCGACCGCCGCCACCCCGGCATCGCCCGCTTGGTCGGCCGCGGCACCATGTCGGCCAAGGCGGGCGGCCGAAGCCTGGTATTGCAGCGCAACAGCAACGGACACGTCCGCGCCTACATCACCTTCCGCGGCCCCCAGGACTGGCACACCGGCCTCGACCTCGCCGACACCGAAGCCGTACGCGCGCGTCTCCTCGCCCGGTACCAGGGCTGGCACGACAGCCTGCTCGACATCCTGCGTGAGAACGAAGGCGGTTTCATCAACCGTCCCATGTTCGTCCTTCCCGTTCCCCACTCCTGGCAGCGCACCCCCGGTATCACCCTGCTCGGGGACGCCGCCCACTTGATGCCGCCGATCGGCGTCGGCGCCAACCTCGCCCTGCTCGACGGCGCCGAACTCGCCCGAGCCGTCATCGGTCACTCCACCGTCGACGAGGCCCTCGACGCCTACGAAAGCGTCATGCTGCCCCGCGCCACCGACAGCGCGAAGACCGCCCAGCGGATGCTCAGCACCCTGATGCCCGACACCGACTCCGACGCCCCAGCATTCCCCGACGCACTCTGGCCGACGGACGCCCTCCGTGCCGCGCACCCCTCTCACACCAGCTGA
- a CDS encoding amidohydrolase family protein: MEATISGTWSMGRRIGITSATLAAVAVVASAGTSPALATQDCFDREKKPYTSVVDSHLHFRPFGGQAISFDELTGYLRKSGVRHASMYGIGQTLPVNSDCTYYLDCPGTPVVPSMKNDFVNAGNYMEAKPKDPGLTLSMTFMDLNHPETVPPGISLYDKEFPGMFRWAGEVNLVKQALFPNRHEPATSENIRNWAPFMKVLRDRGMPITIHADIGSDREPTKYLHLMEETLRRYPRNEIVWAHMGLSKELSAMDPDQHIRIVQRLLDKYPRLTLDLSWRVLEDQYFSKPGVRQKYAAFFDRYPTRAIPGTDFVAAGNKDYQVYEEELEVTSRINKALGDEAFRGIALGANYFRLLGMKETAPQVCRAG; the protein is encoded by the coding sequence GTGGAGGCCACCATCAGCGGCACCTGGAGCATGGGCAGGCGGATCGGGATCACCAGCGCGACTCTGGCGGCGGTGGCCGTCGTCGCCTCGGCGGGGACGTCACCCGCGCTGGCGACGCAGGACTGTTTCGACCGCGAGAAGAAGCCGTACACCTCAGTGGTCGACAGCCACCTCCACTTCCGCCCCTTCGGCGGCCAGGCCATCTCGTTCGACGAACTCACGGGCTACCTGCGCAAGAGCGGCGTCCGCCACGCGAGCATGTACGGCATCGGGCAGACGCTGCCCGTGAACTCCGACTGCACCTACTACCTGGACTGCCCCGGGACGCCCGTGGTCCCCAGCATGAAGAACGACTTCGTCAACGCCGGGAACTACATGGAGGCGAAGCCCAAGGATCCCGGCCTCACGCTCTCCATGACCTTCATGGACCTCAACCACCCCGAGACCGTCCCACCCGGGATCTCCCTCTACGACAAGGAATTCCCGGGGATGTTCCGCTGGGCGGGAGAGGTCAACCTCGTCAAGCAGGCCCTGTTCCCCAACCGCCATGAGCCCGCGACGAGCGAGAACATCAGGAACTGGGCACCGTTCATGAAGGTGCTGCGGGACCGCGGCATGCCGATCACCATCCACGCGGACATCGGGAGCGACCGGGAGCCGACGAAATACCTCCACCTGATGGAGGAGACCCTTCGGCGCTACCCGCGGAACGAGATCGTGTGGGCGCACATGGGGCTCTCCAAGGAACTGTCCGCCATGGACCCCGACCAGCACATCCGCATCGTGCAGCGGCTCCTCGACAAGTACCCCCGGCTGACCCTCGATCTGAGCTGGCGGGTGCTGGAGGACCAATACTTCAGCAAGCCGGGCGTCAGGCAGAAGTACGCGGCGTTCTTCGACCGGTACCCCACCAGAGCCATCCCGGGCACCGACTTCGTAGCGGCCGGGAACAAGGACTACCAGGTCTACGAGGAAGAGCTCGAGGTCACCAGCCGTATCAACAAGGCCCTGGGGGACGAGGCGTTCCGCGGCATCGCTCTCGGGGCCAACTACTTCCGGCTGCTCGGCATGAAGGAGACGGCCCCGCAGGTGTGCCGGGCGGGGTGA
- a CDS encoding MalY/PatB family protein, translated as MPYDEKNPLRRLSLDELRLRTSAKWRTYPPDVLPLWIAEMDVPVAEPVARALVDAVALGDTGYPVGTGYAEALDAFARQRWGWDGVVAERTAIVPDVMLGVVEMLKLVTGPGDAVVVSPPVYPPFFPFVENMGRRVLEAPLGDGHRIDPAALEAAFRRAVAGGRRAAYLLCSPHNPTGTVHTAEELAALAELANRYGVRVVADEIHAPLVPPGTRFVPFLSVPGAGGAFSLMSASKAWHLAGLKAALAVVGPAATDDLARLPYEVSHGPGHLGIIAHTAALREGGEWLDAVLTGLDENRRLLAELLARHLPDVRYTPPEGTYLAWLDCRGLGLGDDPAAVFLERGRVALIGGTGFGTGGAGHVRLNLATSPEVITEAVRRMAAALGRG; from the coding sequence ATGCCGTACGACGAGAAGAACCCGCTGCGCCGGCTCTCGCTCGACGAACTGCGCCTGCGGACGAGCGCCAAATGGCGCACGTACCCGCCGGACGTGCTGCCGCTGTGGATCGCCGAGATGGACGTACCCGTGGCCGAGCCCGTGGCGCGGGCGCTGGTGGACGCGGTCGCGCTGGGCGATACGGGATACCCGGTGGGGACGGGGTACGCGGAGGCGCTGGACGCGTTCGCGCGGCAGCGGTGGGGCTGGGACGGGGTGGTGGCGGAGCGGACGGCGATCGTGCCGGACGTGATGCTGGGCGTCGTCGAGATGCTGAAGCTGGTGACCGGGCCCGGGGACGCGGTGGTGGTGAGTCCTCCGGTGTACCCCCCGTTCTTCCCGTTCGTGGAGAACATGGGCCGGCGGGTGCTCGAGGCGCCGCTGGGCGACGGGCACCGGATCGACCCCGCCGCCCTGGAGGCGGCGTTCCGGCGGGCGGTGGCGGGTGGGCGGCGCGCGGCGTATCTGCTGTGCAGTCCGCACAACCCGACCGGCACCGTGCACACCGCGGAGGAGCTGGCGGCCCTGGCGGAGCTGGCGAACCGCTATGGCGTGCGGGTCGTCGCCGACGAGATCCACGCGCCCCTCGTGCCGCCGGGCACCCGGTTCGTGCCGTTTCTGTCGGTGCCCGGGGCGGGCGGGGCGTTCTCCTTGATGTCGGCGTCGAAGGCGTGGCATCTGGCGGGGCTCAAGGCGGCGCTGGCCGTCGTGGGCCCCGCCGCCACGGACGACCTGGCCCGGCTGCCCTACGAGGTGAGCCACGGCCCCGGCCACCTCGGCATCATCGCCCACACCGCCGCCCTCCGGGAGGGCGGCGAGTGGCTCGACGCGGTACTGACAGGCCTGGACGAGAACAGGCGGCTGCTCGCCGAGCTGCTGGCGCGTCATCTGCCGGACGTGCGGTACACGCCCCCGGAGGGCACCTATCTGGCGTGGCTGGACTGCCGAGGGCTCGGCCTGGGCGACGATCCGGCCGCCGTCTTCCTGGAACGGGGGCGGGTCGCGCTGATCGGCGGTACCGGCTTCGGCACGGGAGGAGCCGGGCACGTGCGGCTGAACCTCGCCACGTCGCCGGAGGTGATCACGGAGGCCGTGCGGCGGATGGCGGCCGCGCTCGGCCGGGGGTGA
- a CDS encoding putative quinol monooxygenase → MIFIVVKFTVRPERSDEWLTLVDDFTQATRQEPGNVFYEWSRSVDDPHQFVLVEAFKDARAGEEHVNSEHFRTAMAWMPDVIAKTPDIINVEVPGTGWGPMAELTPRG, encoded by the coding sequence ATGATCTTCATCGTCGTCAAATTCACCGTCCGCCCCGAGCGCAGCGACGAGTGGCTGACGCTCGTCGACGACTTCACGCAGGCCACCCGACAGGAGCCGGGCAACGTCTTCTACGAGTGGTCCAGGAGCGTCGACGACCCCCACCAGTTCGTCCTGGTCGAGGCCTTCAAGGACGCCCGGGCCGGCGAGGAGCACGTGAACTCCGAGCACTTCAGGACCGCCATGGCCTGGATGCCCGATGTGATCGCCAAGACGCCCGACATCATCAACGTCGAGGTCCCGGGCACCGGCTGGGGCCCGATGGCGGAGCTCACCCCGCGCGGCTAG
- a CDS encoding AraC family transcriptional regulator has translation MDVLSDAVAALRTGRPYSALSGRHGRWRTDIEPFAGAGFHVVLRGSCLMLPQGGGEPITLAAGDVVFLPHGTPHALTGCDDPADTPSDTVSVSCDAPQADPSHAPLVLLCGAYRLDQTRAHPLLADFPEVIHLPAHHGRHPALRATVTLLGDELQSPGQGTDATLPALLDLLLIYLMRAWFDERSARPGTGWCRALADPAIGAALRTVHDNPARPWTVADLAGRAGLSRAAFARRFTTLVGRPPLTYLTWWRLTLAASLLRESDAPLAAVAQRVGYTSQFAFATAFKRAYGVSAGRYRQERHDDHRHISDWAMTTTTTTGSQQLIPA, from the coding sequence ATGGACGTACTCAGCGACGCCGTCGCCGCCCTGCGCACCGGGCGGCCCTATTCGGCGCTCTCCGGCCGGCACGGACGATGGCGGACGGACATCGAGCCCTTCGCGGGCGCCGGATTCCACGTGGTGCTGCGGGGAAGCTGTCTGATGCTGCCCCAGGGCGGCGGCGAGCCGATCACGCTCGCCGCGGGCGACGTGGTGTTCCTGCCGCACGGCACGCCCCACGCGCTGACCGGCTGCGACGACCCGGCGGACACGCCGTCCGACACGGTGTCCGTATCCTGCGACGCCCCGCAGGCCGACCCCTCGCACGCCCCGCTGGTCCTGCTCTGCGGCGCCTACCGGCTGGACCAGACCCGGGCGCACCCCCTGCTGGCCGACTTCCCCGAGGTCATCCACCTGCCCGCCCACCACGGACGGCACCCCGCGCTGCGTGCGACCGTCACCCTGCTCGGCGACGAACTGCAGTCACCGGGGCAGGGCACGGACGCCACCCTGCCCGCGCTGCTGGACCTGCTGCTCATCTACCTGATGCGCGCCTGGTTCGACGAACGGTCCGCCCGGCCGGGCACCGGCTGGTGCCGGGCCCTGGCCGACCCCGCGATCGGTGCCGCGCTGCGCACGGTCCACGACAACCCGGCGCGGCCGTGGACGGTGGCGGACCTCGCCGGCCGGGCGGGACTGTCCCGGGCGGCCTTCGCCCGCCGGTTCACCACCCTCGTCGGCAGGCCCCCGCTGACCTACCTCACCTGGTGGCGGCTGACGCTCGCGGCCAGTCTCCTGCGCGAGAGCGACGCACCGCTCGCGGCCGTGGCCCAACGGGTCGGCTACACCTCGCAGTTCGCCTTCGCCACGGCCTTCAAGCGCGCCTACGGCGTTTCCGCGGGCCGCTACCGCCAGGAGCGCCACGACGACCACCGGCACATCAGCGACTGGGCGATGACCACGACCACCACCACCGGGTCACAGCAGCTCATCCCCGCGTGA
- a CDS encoding MBL fold metallo-hydrolase, with amino-acid sequence MQTITLGAVDITRVVEWHAPVAPTPAIFPGSTPRMWRENESLLAPDFWTPGTDDLIANVQTWVLRSEGRTILVDTGIGNDKARPHMPAWSHLRTDFLGQLAAVGVRPEDVDIVVNTHVHSDHVGWNTRLVDGAWVPTFPNATYVIAKADFDYWNPVNNHPKRGSLGGVGVALAGGDMFEDSVAPVHRAGQTLLWEDEYRIDAYLSLRLAPGHTPGSSVLQLASGRERALFIGDLVHSPLQFVEPDCDTCLSEDQEEATRSRRRILEQAADTRSLVFPAHLPGHGAAEIRREGSKFALERWAAFDRTR; translated from the coding sequence ATGCAGACAATCACCTTGGGCGCGGTGGACATCACCCGCGTCGTCGAATGGCACGCGCCGGTCGCCCCCACCCCCGCCATCTTCCCCGGCAGCACCCCGCGGATGTGGCGGGAGAACGAATCGCTGCTGGCTCCGGACTTCTGGACGCCCGGGACCGACGACCTCATCGCGAACGTACAGACGTGGGTGCTGCGCAGTGAGGGCCGTACGATCCTCGTCGACACCGGCATCGGCAACGACAAGGCACGGCCGCACATGCCCGCCTGGTCGCACCTGCGGACCGACTTCCTCGGGCAGCTGGCCGCCGTCGGGGTCCGCCCCGAGGACGTGGACATCGTCGTGAACACCCATGTGCACTCGGACCACGTGGGCTGGAACACCCGGCTGGTGGACGGTGCGTGGGTGCCCACCTTCCCGAACGCCACCTATGTGATCGCCAAGGCCGACTTTGACTACTGGAATCCGGTCAACAACCATCCCAAGCGGGGTTCCCTCGGCGGTGTCGGCGTGGCGCTGGCCGGCGGGGACATGTTCGAGGACAGCGTCGCGCCGGTGCACCGGGCGGGTCAGACGCTGTTGTGGGAGGACGAATACCGCATCGACGCGTACTTGAGTCTGCGGCTCGCCCCCGGGCACACCCCGGGTTCGTCGGTGCTGCAGCTGGCGTCGGGCAGGGAGCGCGCCCTGTTCATCGGCGACCTCGTGCACAGCCCGCTGCAGTTCGTGGAACCCGACTGCGACACCTGCCTGAGCGAGGACCAGGAGGAGGCCACCCGGTCGCGCCGCCGGATCCTGGAACAGGCCGCCGACACCCGTTCCTTGGTGTTCCCGGCGCATCTGCCGGGCCACGGTGCGGCCGAAATCCGACGCGAGGGCAGCAAGTTCGCGCTGGAGCGCTGGGCGGCGTTCGACCGGACCCGCTGA